One window from the genome of Enterobacteriaceae bacterium Kacie_13 encodes:
- the fdnG gene encoding formate dehydrogenase-N subunit alpha produces the protein MQVSRRQLFKICAGGMAGTTAALLGFTPTLALAETRQYKLLRSRETRNNCTYCSVGCGMLIYSQGDGAKNVTENIFHVEGDADHPVSRGSLCPKGAGVLDYIHSEGRLKYPEYRAPGSDKWQRMSWDEAISRIARLMKDDRDANFVEKNDNNVTVNRWLTTGMLCSSAASNETGLLDQKFTRALGMVAIDCQARLCHGPTVAALAPSFGRGAMTNNWVDIKNANVILIMGGNAAEAHPVGFKWVIEAKTKNNAKVIVVDPRFNRSAAVADIYAPIRAGSDTAFLLGMINYLITHNKIQAEYVREYTNASLLVREDYAFNDGLFSGFDAGKKAYNKDSWHYQLDENGFAKQDKTLQDPRCVWNLLKEHVSRYTPELVERLCGTSKEDFLLISSILAETCARDKTSTILYALGWTHHTGGAQIIRCAAMIQLLLGNIGMPGGGVNALRGHSNIQGYTDLGLLSLNLPGYMPLPSEKQTNLTDYLKQITPGPLVENQVNFWKNTPNFFVSMMKSFWGDNATAQNDWGFDWLPKWDKSYDVLQQAELMTEGKLNGYIVQGFNPLAAFPDKNKSSRALSKLKYMVVIDPLVTESSNFWQNHGAMNDVQTADIQTEVFRLPSSCFAEENGSIVNSGRWLQWHFQASEPPGEALHDGKIIARLFMKLRELYQKEGGANPLPVMNMAWDYQDPLDPLPEEIAREANGKALADIHDDQGTLLAKKGQQLSTFAHLKNDGTTASFCWIYTGSWTEAGNQMARRDNADPSGLGCTSGWAWAWPLNRRILYNRASVDPQGQPWDPKREIIRWDGAKWTGFDVPDYSNAAPGSGVGPFIMQQEGVGRLFSVDKMADGPFPEHYEPIESPIGTNPLHPNVISNPVARIFASDVPNMGTAKDFPYIATTYSITELFRHWTKHALLNAIAQPEQFIEIGEGLAASKGIAQGDEVRVSSKRGFIVAKAVVTKRIRPLTIDGKHVETIGIPCHWGFEGATRKGYLANTLTPSVGDANSQTPEFKAFLVNVEKV, from the coding sequence ATGCAAGTCAGCAGAAGACAATTATTCAAAATATGTGCAGGCGGTATGGCCGGCACCACGGCGGCTTTATTAGGGTTTACCCCGACACTGGCGCTGGCGGAAACCCGCCAGTATAAGCTGCTTCGTTCGCGTGAAACCCGCAATAACTGCACGTACTGTTCAGTCGGTTGCGGCATGCTGATTTACAGCCAGGGCGACGGCGCAAAAAATGTCACTGAGAACATTTTCCACGTCGAGGGTGACGCTGATCATCCGGTCAGTCGTGGCTCGTTGTGCCCGAAAGGCGCTGGCGTGCTGGATTACATTCACAGTGAAGGACGTCTGAAATACCCGGAATATCGCGCGCCGGGCTCTGATAAATGGCAGCGCATGAGTTGGGACGAGGCGATTTCCCGTATCGCCCGCCTGATGAAAGATGACCGCGACGCCAACTTCGTCGAGAAAAATGACAACAACGTGACGGTCAATCGCTGGCTGACCACAGGAATGCTCTGTTCTTCTGCGGCCAGTAACGAAACCGGCCTGCTGGATCAGAAATTCACCCGCGCACTCGGGATGGTTGCCATCGACTGTCAGGCTCGTCTTTGTCATGGTCCGACCGTTGCCGCCTTAGCGCCGAGTTTCGGTCGCGGTGCGATGACCAACAACTGGGTAGACATCAAAAACGCCAACGTGATTTTGATCATGGGCGGAAACGCCGCCGAAGCGCATCCGGTCGGATTCAAGTGGGTGATTGAGGCCAAAACCAAAAATAACGCCAAAGTCATCGTCGTCGATCCGCGATTTAACCGCAGCGCCGCCGTAGCCGATATCTACGCGCCCATCCGCGCCGGTTCTGACACTGCCTTCCTGCTCGGCATGATCAACTACCTGATTACGCATAATAAAATCCAGGCCGAATACGTCAGGGAATACACCAACGCCAGCCTGCTGGTGCGGGAAGATTATGCGTTTAACGACGGACTGTTCAGCGGCTTCGACGCCGGTAAGAAAGCTTATAACAAAGACAGCTGGCACTATCAGCTGGATGAAAACGGCTTCGCGAAACAGGATAAAACCCTGCAGGATCCGCGCTGCGTGTGGAATCTGCTGAAAGAGCATGTCTCCCGTTATACGCCTGAGCTGGTGGAGCGCCTGTGCGGTACCTCGAAAGAAGATTTCCTGCTGATAAGCTCAATTCTGGCGGAAACCTGTGCGCGCGATAAAACCTCAACCATCCTGTATGCACTGGGCTGGACGCACCACACCGGCGGCGCGCAAATCATCCGCTGCGCGGCAATGATTCAGCTGCTGCTCGGTAATATCGGCATGCCCGGCGGTGGCGTCAATGCGCTGCGCGGCCACTCGAATATTCAGGGGTATACCGATCTCGGTTTGCTCTCGCTGAACCTGCCGGGCTATATGCCGCTGCCGTCTGAAAAACAAACTAATCTGACCGACTATCTCAAACAAATCACGCCGGGGCCGCTGGTCGAAAATCAGGTTAACTTCTGGAAAAATACGCCGAACTTCTTCGTGAGTATGATGAAAAGCTTCTGGGGCGATAACGCTACGGCGCAGAATGATTGGGGCTTTGACTGGTTGCCAAAATGGGACAAAAGCTACGATGTGCTGCAACAGGCCGAGCTGATGACCGAAGGCAAGCTGAACGGTTATATCGTGCAAGGTTTCAACCCGCTGGCGGCGTTCCCGGACAAAAACAAATCCTCGCGCGCACTCTCAAAACTGAAATACATGGTGGTGATCGACCCGCTGGTGACGGAGTCCTCGAACTTCTGGCAGAACCACGGTGCGATGAATGACGTGCAGACCGCCGATATCCAGACCGAAGTGTTCCGTTTGCCGTCATCGTGTTTTGCGGAAGAAAATGGCTCGATTGTGAACTCAGGCCGCTGGCTGCAATGGCACTTTCAGGCATCGGAGCCGCCGGGTGAAGCGCTGCACGACGGCAAAATCATCGCCCGTTTGTTCATGAAACTGCGTGAGCTGTACCAGAAAGAGGGCGGCGCGAACCCGCTGCCGGTAATGAATATGGCGTGGGATTATCAGGATCCGCTTGACCCGCTGCCGGAAGAAATCGCCCGCGAAGCTAACGGCAAAGCACTGGCTGATATTCATGACGATCAGGGCACTCTGCTGGCGAAAAAAGGTCAACAACTCTCGACCTTTGCCCATCTGAAAAACGATGGTACCACCGCCAGTTTCTGCTGGATTTATACCGGCAGTTGGACCGAAGCCGGTAACCAGATGGCACGTCGCGATAATGCCGATCCGTCCGGTCTTGGCTGTACATCCGGCTGGGCGTGGGCATGGCCGCTGAACCGCCGCATTCTCTATAACCGTGCATCCGTTGACCCGCAGGGCCAGCCGTGGGATCCAAAACGCGAAATTATCCGCTGGGATGGCGCGAAGTGGACCGGTTTCGATGTCCCGGATTACAGCAATGCTGCACCGGGCTCTGGCGTCGGACCGTTCATCATGCAGCAGGAAGGCGTCGGACGCCTGTTCTCTGTGGACAAAATGGCCGACGGTCCGTTCCCTGAGCATTACGAACCGATCGAATCGCCGATTGGCACCAATCCGTTGCACCCGAATGTTATTTCCAACCCGGTCGCGCGTATTTTTGCCAGCGATGTGCCGAATATGGGGACGGCGAAAGATTTTCCCTACATCGCCACCACGTATTCGATCACCGAATTGTTCCGTCACTGGACCAAGCACGCGCTGCTGAACGCCATCGCGCAGCCTGAACAGTTTATAGAGATCGGAGAAGGTCTGGCCGCCTCGAAAGGTATTGCGCAGGGTGATGAAGTCAGAGTGTCTTCGAAGCGCGGTTTCATCGTGGCGAAAGCCGTGGTGACCAAACGCATCCGCCCGCTGACCATCGACGGAAAACACGTCGAGACCATTGGCATCCCTTGCCACTGGGGTTTTGAAGGCGCAACGCGTAAAGGCTATTTAGCCAATACGCTGACGCCGTCAGTCGGTGACGCTAACTCGCAAACGCCGGAGTTTAAGGCGTTCCTGGTTAACGTGGAAAAGGTTTAA
- the fdxH gene encoding formate dehydrogenase subunit beta, giving the protein MAMQSQDILRKSATNGFTPAPRARDHQQEVAKLIDVTTCIGCKGCQVACSEWNDLRDDVGINTGVYDNPMDLSAKSWTVMRFSEVEENGKLEWLIRKDGCMHCADPGCLKACPAEGAILQYANGIVDFQSEHCIGCGYCIAGCPFNVPRINKQDNRAYKCTLCVDRVSVGQEPACVKTCPTGAIHFGTKEEMKYLAAERVSELQGRGFEHAGLYDPPGVGGTHVMYVLHHADKPELYHGLPKDPAISPAVTLWKGVWKPLAAVGFAVTFAAAAFHFLGVGPNYVKEEEEHDDEEKKP; this is encoded by the coding sequence ATGGCAATGCAATCTCAGGACATACTTCGTAAGTCCGCAACCAATGGGTTCACACCAGCGCCGCGTGCCCGCGATCATCAGCAGGAAGTGGCGAAGCTTATCGACGTCACCACCTGCATCGGTTGTAAAGGCTGTCAGGTCGCCTGTTCCGAATGGAACGACCTGCGTGATGACGTCGGCATCAATACCGGCGTGTATGACAACCCGATGGATCTCAGTGCGAAATCCTGGACGGTGATGCGGTTCTCTGAAGTCGAGGAGAACGGCAAACTGGAATGGCTGATCCGCAAAGACGGCTGTATGCACTGCGCCGATCCGGGCTGCCTGAAAGCCTGCCCGGCGGAAGGCGCGATCCTGCAATACGCTAACGGCATCGTCGATTTTCAGTCTGAACACTGCATCGGCTGCGGTTACTGCATCGCCGGTTGCCCGTTCAACGTTCCGCGCATCAACAAACAGGATAACCGTGCTTATAAATGCACGCTGTGCGTTGACCGCGTGAGCGTAGGTCAGGAACCGGCCTGCGTGAAAACCTGCCCGACCGGTGCGATTCACTTTGGCACCAAAGAGGAGATGAAATATCTCGCCGCAGAGCGCGTCAGCGAGCTACAGGGGCGTGGGTTTGAGCATGCAGGATTGTACGATCCGCCGGGCGTCGGCGGCACACACGTCATGTACGTGTTGCACCACGCCGACAAACCGGAGCTGTATCACGGTCTGCCGAAAGACCCGGCGATCAGTCCGGCAGTAACGTTATGGAAAGGTGTCTGGAAACCTCTCGCAGCCGTCGGATTTGCTGTGACCTTTGCTGCTGCCGCTTTCCATTTCCTCGGCGTAGGCCCGAACTATGTGAAAGAGGAAGAAGAGCACGATGACGAGGAGAAAAAGCCATGA
- the fdoI gene encoding formate dehydrogenase cytochrome b556 subunit, translated as MKKEKMIQRYNLLERLNHWTVAFCFVSLALSGLGFFFPSFNWLMNVYGTPQLARILHPFFGVVMFVSFLGMFFRYWKHNLPEKDDLVWAKNIDKVLTNHEVGDTGRYNFGQKCVFWAAISCLVLLMASGVIIWRPWFADFFPIPLIRVALLVHSLAGIGLILVIIMHVYAATWAKGSIDAMTGGKVPASWAKYHHPRWYREELAKQKQKDEDERKAG; from the coding sequence ATGAAAAAAGAGAAAATGATCCAACGCTACAACCTGCTGGAACGCCTCAATCACTGGACCGTGGCTTTTTGTTTTGTATCGCTGGCGCTCAGCGGTCTGGGGTTCTTTTTTCCGTCTTTTAACTGGCTGATGAATGTTTACGGCACGCCGCAGCTGGCGCGCATTCTTCATCCGTTCTTTGGCGTGGTGATGTTCGTCTCGTTCCTCGGGATGTTCTTCCGCTACTGGAAGCATAATCTGCCGGAAAAAGACGATCTGGTCTGGGCGAAAAATATCGACAAGGTGCTGACCAACCATGAAGTGGGCGATACAGGCCGCTACAACTTTGGTCAGAAATGCGTGTTCTGGGCAGCGATCAGCTGCCTGGTTCTGCTGATGGCCAGCGGCGTCATTATCTGGCGTCCGTGGTTTGCGGATTTCTTTCCTATCCCGCTGATTCGTGTCGCCCTGCTGGTGCATTCGCTGGCCGGTATTGGCCTGATTCTGGTCATCATCATGCACGTCTACGCCGCGACGTGGGCGAAAGGTTCCATCGATGCGATGACCGGCGGTAAAGTGCCGGCGTCCTGGGCGAAGTACCACCATCCACGCTGGTATCGCGAAGAGCTGGCGAAACAGAAGCAAAAAGACGAAGACGAGAGGAAAGCCGGATGA
- the fdhE gene encoding formate dehydrogenase accessory protein FdhE gives MSIQIVPQDELADGKKTAGNIPPVLFANLNTLYQRRADRLRKLAEDSPLDGYLNFAASVCEAQQRVLAEFPLNIDLSKELQKAAGKPPLDCHLFPRTPHWLRLLDALIAVLKPQSSGPVQAVLERLEQAPSLQREMMATQLLNQDFKPVPADHAPFIWAALSLYWAQMAAQLRGVGRADYGENRQFCPVCGSVPVSGVIAMGTISGLRYLHCNLCESEWHVVRAKCSNCDEMGNLHYWSVSDGTVDDQQAAVKAETCDDCGAYLKVIYQEKDPQAEAVADDLATLLLDDRMEEKGFTGSGINPFLFPAQ, from the coding sequence ATGAGTATCCAGATTGTCCCTCAGGACGAACTGGCCGACGGCAAAAAAACGGCGGGGAACATCCCGCCGGTGCTGTTCGCCAACCTCAACACTTTGTATCAGCGCCGTGCCGATCGCCTGCGCAAGCTGGCAGAAGATAGCCCGCTGGACGGATATCTGAACTTTGCAGCATCTGTGTGCGAAGCGCAGCAACGTGTGCTGGCGGAGTTTCCGCTGAATATCGATCTCAGCAAAGAATTGCAAAAAGCCGCTGGAAAACCGCCGCTCGATTGCCATTTGTTTCCCCGTACGCCGCACTGGCTGCGGTTGCTGGATGCGCTGATCGCCGTGCTTAAACCGCAGTCCTCCGGCCCGGTACAGGCCGTGCTCGAACGCCTGGAACAGGCGCCGAGCTTGCAACGCGAAATGATGGCGACGCAGCTGCTGAATCAGGATTTCAAACCGGTTCCTGCCGATCATGCGCCGTTTATCTGGGCCGCGCTGTCGCTGTACTGGGCGCAAATGGCAGCGCAGCTGCGTGGCGTCGGGCGCGCAGATTACGGCGAAAACCGTCAGTTCTGTCCGGTCTGCGGCAGTGTGCCGGTGTCGGGTGTGATAGCGATGGGCACCATCAGCGGCCTGCGTTATCTGCACTGCAATTTGTGCGAAAGCGAATGGCACGTCGTGCGCGCCAAATGCAGCAACTGCGACGAGATGGGAAATCTGCACTATTGGTCGGTGTCGGACGGAACTGTGGATGACCAACAGGCGGCGGTGAAAGCCGAAACCTGCGACGACTGTGGCGCTTACCTGAAAGTCATCTATCAGGAAAAAGACCCGCAGGCCGAGGCGGTCGCGGACGATCTCGCCACGTTGTTACTTGACGATCGTATGGAAGAAAAGGGCTTCACTGGCAGCGGCATCAATCCGTTTCTGTTTCCCGCGCAGTAA
- a CDS encoding glutathione S-transferase: MKLIGSYTSPYVRKISVMLLEKGISFDFINDIPHEPGCKITQFNPLGKVPALVTDDGEVFYDSPIIVQFIELMNVAPTLLPWQPLEALRVKQIEALADGVTDAAVALVLEGRRDPDKRNEAWVLRQREKLLRGLDALEKLAEKRALLNSESLNVADIAVACSLGYINFRRIAPGWCVERPELIKLVERLFQRESFARTTPPGSGNASFALKKV, encoded by the coding sequence ATGAAGTTGATTGGCAGCTATACCAGCCCGTATGTGCGCAAAATTTCCGTGATGTTGCTGGAAAAGGGTATCTCGTTCGATTTTATCAATGACATACCGCACGAGCCGGGCTGTAAAATCACCCAGTTTAATCCGCTCGGCAAAGTCCCCGCGCTGGTCACCGACGACGGCGAAGTGTTTTACGATTCCCCGATCATTGTCCAGTTCATCGAGCTGATGAACGTCGCCCCGACGTTGTTGCCGTGGCAGCCGCTGGAAGCCCTGCGGGTAAAACAAATCGAAGCGCTGGCCGATGGCGTCACCGACGCCGCCGTGGCGCTGGTGCTGGAAGGCAGACGCGATCCGGATAAACGTAACGAAGCCTGGGTTTTACGCCAGCGGGAAAAGCTGCTGCGTGGGCTGGACGCGCTGGAAAAACTCGCCGAAAAACGCGCGCTGCTCAATTCTGAAAGTCTCAACGTGGCCGATATCGCCGTCGCCTGCTCGCTGGGTTACATAAACTTCCGCCGCATCGCACCGGGCTGGTGTGTCGAGCGTCCGGAGCTGATTAAATTGGTCGAACGCCTGTTCCAGCGCGAGAGTTTTGCGCGCACCACTCCCCCCGGAAGCGGTAACGCCAGCTTTGCATTAAAAAAGGTGTGA
- a CDS encoding aldehyde dehydrogenase family protein: MAYDKNPHAVKPGEYGFPLQLKKQYENFIGGEWVAPVKNEYYDNLTPVTGEVLCKVASSSTDDIELALDAAHNAKGEWGKMPVQQRANLLLKVADRMEQNIELLANAETWDNGKPIRETSGADVPLAIDHFRYFASCIRAQEGGISEIDSETVAYHFHEPLGVVAQIIPWNFPLLMACWKMAPALAAGNCIVLKPAKLTPLSVLLLMELVQDILPPGVINVVNGAGGEIGEYLATSKRIAKVAFTGSTEVGQQIAGYAAQNLIPATLELGGKSPNIFFADVMDKEDEFFDKALEGFALFAFNQGEVCTCPSRALVQESIYERFMERAIKRVEAIKTGNPLDMETQMGAQVSAGQMKTILDYIEIGKKEGAEVLTGGAKKKLEGSLNEGYYLQPTILLGKNNMRVFQEEIFGPVLAVTTFKDMDEALQIANDTAYGLGAGVWSRDGNVAYHMGRNIQAGRVWTNCYHAYPAHAAFGGYKQSGLGRETHKMMLDHYQQTKCLLVSYSSKPMGLF, from the coding sequence ATGGCTTATGATAAAAATCCTCATGCCGTTAAACCGGGGGAATACGGTTTCCCGCTCCAACTCAAAAAACAATATGAAAACTTCATTGGCGGTGAATGGGTAGCGCCGGTGAAAAACGAATATTACGACAACCTGACGCCGGTGACCGGCGAAGTACTGTGCAAAGTGGCGAGCTCCAGCACTGATGACATCGAGCTGGCGCTGGATGCCGCGCATAATGCCAAAGGGGAATGGGGCAAAATGCCGGTGCAGCAGCGGGCGAATTTACTGCTTAAAGTCGCCGATCGCATGGAACAAAACATCGAACTGCTGGCCAACGCCGAAACCTGGGATAATGGAAAACCGATCCGTGAAACCAGCGGCGCGGATGTACCGCTGGCCATCGACCACTTCCGCTATTTCGCGTCCTGTATCCGGGCACAGGAAGGCGGGATCAGCGAAATCGACAGCGAAACGGTCGCCTATCATTTCCACGAACCGCTGGGCGTCGTGGCGCAAATCATCCCGTGGAATTTCCCGCTGCTGATGGCGTGCTGGAAAATGGCACCAGCCCTGGCTGCCGGTAACTGTATCGTCCTCAAACCGGCCAAACTGACGCCGCTTTCCGTATTGCTGCTGATGGAACTGGTGCAGGACATCCTGCCGCCGGGCGTCATTAACGTGGTCAACGGCGCGGGCGGTGAAATCGGCGAATATCTGGCGACCTCCAAACGCATCGCCAAAGTCGCGTTTACCGGCTCGACCGAGGTTGGCCAGCAAATCGCCGGTTACGCCGCGCAAAACCTGATCCCGGCCACCCTGGAACTGGGCGGCAAATCGCCAAACATTTTCTTCGCTGACGTGATGGATAAAGAAGACGAATTTTTCGATAAAGCGCTGGAAGGCTTCGCGCTGTTCGCCTTCAATCAGGGCGAAGTCTGTACCTGCCCGAGCCGCGCGCTGGTGCAGGAGTCTATCTACGAACGCTTTATGGAACGCGCTATTAAACGCGTTGAGGCCATCAAAACCGGCAACCCACTGGACATGGAAACGCAGATGGGCGCACAGGTCTCTGCCGGACAGATGAAAACTATTCTGGATTACATCGAAATCGGTAAAAAAGAGGGCGCGGAAGTCCTGACCGGCGGCGCGAAGAAAAAACTGGAAGGCTCGCTTAACGAAGGTTATTACCTGCAACCGACCATTTTGCTGGGTAAAAACAACATGCGTGTCTTCCAGGAAGAAATCTTCGGGCCGGTACTGGCAGTGACGACGTTTAAAGATATGGATGAAGCGCTGCAAATCGCCAACGACACCGCATACGGACTGGGCGCAGGCGTCTGGAGCCGCGACGGCAACGTGGCGTATCACATGGGGCGTAACATTCAGGCAGGACGCGTCTGGACCAACTGTTACCACGCCTATCCGGCACACGCCGCTTTCGGTGGCTACAAACAGTCAGGTCTTGGCCGTGAAACGCATAAAATGATGTTGGATCACTACCAGCAAACGAAATGTCTGCTGGTGTCTTACTCAAGCAAACCGATGGGGCTGTTCTGA
- a CDS encoding MdfA family multidrug efflux MFS transporter produces the protein MHNSPNTASLLGRQALLFPLCLVLFEFATYIGNDMIQPGMLAVVANFNAGEEWVPTSMTAYLAGGMFLQWLLGPLSDRRGRRPVMLTGVIFFIITCLAILFVQNIEQFMVMRFLQGISLCFIGAVGYAAIQESFEESVCIKITAMMANVALIAPLLGPLAGAALIHVAPWQLMFVIFAGLAAIALWGLWKSMPETASRLGEPFSMPSLLRDYKHVLKNRQFVCGALAIGFASLPLLTWIAQSPVILISGEGLSTYDYGLLQVPIFGALIVGNVTLARLSGKRTVEYLIKLGAGPMVAGLLIAAAATLVSSHAYLWMTAGLSLYAFGIGVANAGLYRLTLFSSDMSKGTVSAAMGVISMMIFTLGIELAKVAYVEGGAGMFNMFNLLSGLSWLALVVVFLRSRQVVMPPNGVI, from the coding sequence GCATGCTGGCTGTCGTGGCCAATTTCAATGCCGGTGAAGAGTGGGTGCCTACCTCGATGACCGCGTATCTTGCTGGCGGGATGTTCCTGCAATGGCTGCTCGGGCCACTGTCTGACCGCCGCGGACGTCGTCCGGTCATGCTTACCGGCGTCATCTTTTTTATCATCACCTGTCTGGCGATTTTGTTCGTGCAGAACATTGAACAGTTTATGGTGATGCGTTTTCTGCAAGGCATCAGCCTGTGCTTTATCGGCGCGGTGGGTTATGCCGCAATACAGGAGTCCTTCGAGGAATCGGTATGTATTAAAATCACCGCGATGATGGCGAACGTGGCGTTGATAGCTCCGCTGCTCGGCCCGCTGGCCGGGGCTGCGCTGATCCACGTCGCACCGTGGCAGCTGATGTTCGTGATTTTTGCCGGACTCGCCGCCATCGCGCTGTGGGGACTGTGGAAATCGATGCCGGAAACCGCGTCGCGCCTCGGCGAACCCTTCTCCATGCCAAGTCTGCTGCGCGATTACAAACACGTGCTGAAGAACCGTCAGTTCGTGTGTGGCGCACTGGCGATCGGTTTTGCCAGCCTGCCGCTGTTGACGTGGATTGCACAGTCGCCGGTCATTTTAATCAGCGGTGAGGGCCTGTCGACCTACGATTACGGCCTGTTGCAGGTGCCAATTTTTGGCGCACTGATCGTCGGTAACGTTACGCTGGCGCGTCTGTCCGGCAAACGCACGGTGGAATATCTGATCAAACTGGGCGCTGGCCCAATGGTGGCAGGCCTGCTGATCGCCGCCGCCGCGACATTAGTTTCCTCCCACGCTTATCTGTGGATGACCGCCGGTCTGAGCCTTTACGCTTTCGGAATCGGGGTAGCGAATGCCGGTTTGTACCGCCTGACACTGTTCTCCAGCGACATGAGTAAGGGCACTGTGTCTGCGGCGATGGGTGTCATCAGTATGATGATTTTCACGCTGGGGATAGAGCTTGCAAAAGTGGCTTACGTCGAAGGCGGTGCGGGGATGTTCAATATGTTCAACCTGTTAAGCGGCCTTTCGTGGCTCGCCCTGGTGGTGGTTTTCCTGCGCAGCCGTCAGGTAGTGATGCCGCCGAATGGCGTGATCTGA